The Phaeodactylum tricornutum CCAP 1055/1 chromosome 2, whole genome shotgun sequence DNA window ACTACACAGCTGGTCGAGGCGGTAATCAGCTTCCTTTCAAAATTGGAGCGGTGGATGTCAGGGCGGCCATTGAGCGCAAAGCTGTGTTTGAAATTCCGTACGCACCAGCAATTCTGAATCGCAACCAAAGAAAGGCCATTATTCAGACTTGCCGAGAGCTACAAGTCGCCAGTTTGGGAGTCACCCCACAAGTTCTAGTGTCATCAGGACCGCGAACCGAACGGAATTTCGATGCGGGTCCCATGGCTCTACGAATGCCCAGTGATGTAGTGAATTTGTTGCGCACAGTCATGCATTTTGATGAGCAAGTTTCATCCCAGGCGCTGACGATGGGCCCAAATTTTGCTTTGGAGCAATCGAAGCGGTATCGATTCGGAAAGTCTTTGATCACGGACATACACACTGAAGCCTCATATACTGATGAAGATGAAAAACACCTTGAAATATTGGATCAAGGGAACAGAAAAACGAAAGGAACGAGTAGCAAAATTGCTGAGCCCGACGGGGATGGAGACGTGGTCATTGAGGACGGATTTATTGCATTGTAATTTGGTATGGGAAACCACACATTTATCGAAATGAATCCTTCAAAAGATGCTACTATTTGTACATTATTTCTTGAAATCAGTTATCTCCGGGGCGATTCTTGAACGTGTGCACTAGGCGAGTCGTTCACCAAGGATTTTTTGCTTTGTGCATTTGCTAGTGTTTGTAGAGCCTTCGCAGCTGCGTCAATAGTATCGTCGGTCTTGCAAAAGGCCACACGAACGAATTCGTCTGAGACTCCCTCCGCGACACGAAGTGACGAAAAAAACGGACTTGAAGGGATACACAAGACTCCTGAATCCTGCTCTGCCATCCACTGACACAGTGCCCAATCCTGGCGTGCCTCGCCGTTAGGGGCAGCGTCGTTTGGAACGTTGATGCGACTTTCTGGAAGGGATGAGAGAATCTTTGGACCGATGCGGGCAAGAATGAAAAAGCCACCGCCCGCGGTGCGGTCGTAGTCGGGTACTGCAAAGCCAGCGTCGATAAGGGCCGACGCCAGCAAGTCTCGTTTCCGCGTGTACGTATGCCGCAAAAAATCATAGTACGAAGCGCGACCTTCATAGGGTTCGTCAGCCCGCGTTAAGGATCTAGCCAGAGCTTCTTGAATGACTGTGGACGCGCAAAACTGCACGTACGGGAGAAGTTGGTGTATACGAGCAATCAAGTGATTCGGTCCAACGCACCAGCCGACTTGCCACCCTGTTGCCGAGAAGGTCTTTCCGGCAGAGGAAATAGTAATGGTCCGATCCCACATCCCAGGCAACGAGGCAAAGTGTACATGTCCACGACAAAAAAGCGATTCTTCTGATGCGCGTTCCTTGGGCGGTGAATGGACAATATACTTGTAGACTTCGTCGGACAGCACGACACAGTCTGGATTGGCCAGTTCCAATGCCTCGGCGACCATTTCCATTTCGTCACGGGTAAAGATTTTCCCCGTAGGATTGTGAGGCGAATTTAACAAAATTGCTTTGGTACGTGTGGTGACCGCTTGCTTCAGCTTGTCGGCTTCCAAAACCCAATCACCGCCTGTAACAACAGTTTCTGTATCGTCCTCGTACGGTACAAAGGTCAACGGAACAAAGACGGGAGTTCCTCCAGCGAGTTTGACTTGCGATACGTACAAGTCAAAAAAGGGCTCGAAAAGAATAACTTCATCGCCCGGTTGGATTATAGTCTGCAAACTTAGGTACAAAGCCTGCGAAGCACCAACCGTCACGGCCACCTCGGTGAAGGGGTCCACATCCCGTCGCATGTGTTTTCCGTATCGTGTGGCGAGTTTTCTGACAAGATTGGGATGTCCAGCGGGACGCGTATATTGATGAGGCGATTGTGCCGAATCAAGAGCGGCTTCTACAAGGCTATCGATGGCAAATTTCGGAGGTAACCAATCGGGAAATCCCTGTCCGAGATTCACTACGCCAGGATGCTCCTGCGCTAGTCTGGAGAACTCTGTCCAAACCGTTGGGGTCGATGCGCCGAGGCGGAGAGTAGCCTGACCCGCACCACCAGAAGCAAGATTCGATGGTGGGGATGATCCGGCAACTTTCGGTACATCTTGGTCTTTTCCGGATTGTCCAGTGGAGCTGCTGTCCCAAACTCGCTCTCGCAACGAGACTTTTGCTCGACGTGTGCGATGAATGGGATGACGAGTTTGGGGAGTACTGGGAACAGTAGAAAAGGCCCCAGCGCTTACCAATAAAGTGAATAGAGTAATCGCGTTTAACGATTTCATGGTGTAGACACAGTGTATTCACAAAGTTTAAGGCCTGGGAGCGCTCTCTCGTACAGCGTCTTCACTTTTCTGGAATACTCTTCTTGTTCCATCTCGTCATCGCGAACACCACCAATAACCCTTGGCACGCTCGACCATACACACGCACACGGCGTTTTCTGCGTTGTTTTTTGGGAGAAGCAAAAATACCCCGCTCTCACGGCCAGACGAGCGTGTCCGGAATGAGTCACACAGCAGAGACGGTCTGACGCTGTGAAATTGACATTTTATTCGATATTTTCATTTGGGTTTGGTCTTGCTCCACCTACGTCAGAAGTAAATTTCAGAAATTGCCGATTTCGAGAGTCATAAGAAGGACATTGAGAGTACTATGTCCCGGCCGGAATAAGGGAAGGCTGTGAATCGTGTGTTTTCTGCCTTTCAGATATTGCAATATGAAGTGAACGTTTGATTGGCTTAGATGACCTACGTCATGTCCAGTACTAATTCTACGTTTACAATTGTGTCGTCCTCAGAGTTCGGATCACGAAGcaaacagcagcagcgaATATAGGTTGGAGGTACCCAATCGAAAGCTATCACTTTCCATCGTTGAAGGCAATCGGCTCGACTCTTCCTTCTGCTCCTCCGTACATCACACCAAAGCGGAAGGAACTAATTCACATTCTGTGGACAGTTTGTAAAGGAATTACCCGTGCAAGAGAGTAACATGGATCAGTTCAACATGGACGAAGCAGAAACCCGAACGGACGAGGGTGGCTCTTCCACCCACGACGTACGCGCCACGTCTCCTTATCAGCAAGCGCAACATCCAATTAACCAAGCCATGGAATTGCTTTCTCCGGACGAAAAGTCATCATACATTCAAGCCATGGAGCGCTGTCCGGAGATTGTGGCCACCGAAACGGATCCGCAGCTCTTTTTATCGTTCGAAAGTATGCGAGCGGATGTGGCGGCCAGACGCCTCGCTATGTACTGGACGTACCGTGAGCGCTTCTTTGGAACCAAACGGGCCTTCCGGCCACTCGTTGATTTATCTATTCCACCTAGCCGCCGGGCGCTTTCGTTTGCCGATGTTGAAGAACTTCAACATGGTGCATTGGCCAAGGTACCCCCGGACCGCCACGGCCGTCCAATTCTGCTCGTAGATCGCTACCGCTTACGCAACGCGGACTACGAACCCGACCCTAACCGGTGGGTCCGAATTACCTTTTTTTGGTTGACCAAGATGATGCATCAACCTGACGTCCAGCGAAACGGCATGGTCGTTGTCAAGATTATGCGGGGTCAAAATTTGGACCGGAAACGAATGGTCACTTCCCAAATGCTCATGCGAGACGCCATGGCATGCCGTGTAAACAGTATCCATTTGTGTTGTTTACCCCCTAAGGGTGGGTGCAAGACGTTTGCCGACACCCTTGTCCCAATCATGTTCAATTTCAGTCAGCGACTTCTGGGAACCAAGGCGAACATTCACGTTGCGAGTAGTAGCGAGAGCATGTTGACTCAACTAGAGCCGCACGGGTTCCGCAAAGCTTCCGTTCCTACAACACTTGGTGGCAAGTGGTCGTATACCAAGTTTGATACCTTGGTGACACGTCTCCTTTCGGAGAGCTTTTTAATGGCGAGGAACTTGCCAACTGATTTGAAGCAGAGCCCTTTGATTAATGATCAACACGAAAGATTGTTAATGGAAAGGGTACAGCGCCGCAAATCTGGGAAACGAAAGATTGATGCGACTTTCATTAGTCGTGATTGCTGGGCAAAGGAACAAAAATTTGTTAAACAGCCTTTTGCCGCACTGGCATCATTCTACATCCACAATAAATTGTCTTATTAAAGTAGAAGTTATTACTATTTTGAAACGCATGCACTAGCAAGACCTAGCTATCTAGCGTATTTCTAGTAATAGGAGAGGGATTCGTACTAATAATATATgcggtgactgtgaagtcaTCCTGAAGCCAGTAAAAGTGCGACATGTCGCAATTGTCTGTCTATCCATTCCAAACTTGGTTTGTGACACATCTTGGCAAAGCGTACATTCGAGTCGCGACAACAGTCCTTTGACAATTCTGATCCCCAATGATTCGACAACACCTGCCTACTGGCACAACCTCTTTACCCCGAACTGGTGGGTTGTCAGTAGAGCCTCCTCGGTACAGACACAGCATGGCggcagacgaagaagacaGAGCCGTCGGGCCGCTTCGGGACGTCGACGTAGTCAATTTGTCGCAGACCTCGCAGGCGGAGCAACACTTGAAGGACGCTGTAGACCTTTTGCCGTCGGAGGAAAGTGCATCGTATCGGAAAGCGCTGCTACGATGTAACGATGTTGTAGCCACCGAAACTAATCCGAATCTCTTTCTGGAGTCTGAAGGCTTCGATGCTTGGGCGGCGGCCAAGCGGCTCGCCAAGTACTGGACGTGTCGAGAGCAATATTTCGGAAGCAATCGTGCGTTCTTGCCTCTTTTGAATCTAGCGTTACCGCCGAAACAGCGTGCGCTCTCTTGCGCAGACATTGCGCAACTTCAGTTGGGTGCTCTGGCGAAACTTCCCACCGACAAATACGGGCGTACTGTGCTGCTGGTGGATCGGAGCCGCTTGGACGGAACCAGGTCGGATGCAGACTCCGATCGCTGGTTGCGAGTGATTTTTTATTGGTTGAGCAAAGTGATGCATCAGAAAAACGTACAAAAGAATGGGTTTGTCGTCCTCAAGATAATGCGAGGTCAAAACTTGGATCGCCAACGCCTCCTGCAAACGCAAGTCATGGTAAGAGATTGCATGCCGTGCAGAGTTACAGGGCTACATCTTTGTTGTGTGCCTCCACCGGGTGGTCGCAAAACTTTTGCCGATACCATTGCTCCTATTCTCTGGCAATACATTGTTCATGTACTGCGACGAAAAGCAAATGTACACGTGGCGGAAAGCGAGACTCACATGTTGACACTGTTGCAAGACTACGGCCTATTAAAGGAATCGCTGCCCAAATCGCTCGGTGGAAGTTGGAGCTATGCTAAATTTGACACTCTGGTAAATAAGCTACTCTGTGGAAACGCTGACAGGAGGAATACGGAAGGAGACTCGTCCGGCATTGACTTTGGATCTTTGAAACCGTCGGCGATGAGGTCTGGGGCAGGACACTCGAATCCTCTTTCCCCTTCTATCCGCATTCAAAACCGCAAGAGCCTAAAGCGGAAAATTGATGCTGTTTTTGCCGGAGTTCCtgctcgacaacaacacaaaaagCGGATGGCTGGATGACTTAAATTAGTCTTTCCAGTTCGGTAGGTAGACTACTGATGAGCCTTTTTTGGCCCAGTGGTCAATTTGTCAGGATGATCAGGCAAAAATAAGGTTCGCTGCGGTCAGGATTAGGCACAGACGCAAGAACAGTTGGAAAGGGGAGGCCAGGATGGGAACGCGCAAAGCGAAGAATCTATCGATCGTAGCTAATCCTAACAGCGAAACTAGCGCAATGCGAGATCCTTTGTGGTTTTGTTAAAATAGTCAGCAAAAATATTTGGATGCTTTTCGCCATCATGAGACAATCTGCTTGGATTGGGCCAAAACTTTAAATTTCCATAGCCGCTCCAAAACTTGACGAAAATTTGTGTGTTGAAGAGCCCTTCCATTGATTTTTAATAGCAAGGATTACTTCAGCGTCCTTCTCTGTCTATTTTAATGATGGCGACGCAAATGGCTTCCTTGACGAACCACTTTCAATTTTTGTCTCTTCCTCCGACTTTGTACTATCAGATTGATCCATGCTCCAAAGTTTGGACAGTAACGAATTCGTCGCTTGCTCTTCTCCTGACGACAGTGCTTTAGTTTCGCCTTCATCAGAAATGTCTCCTAGATCGGTGCATTTGTACTGCCAAATATTCGTGAAGAAACCTGTGCCACAAAGAGCTTCATTTCTCTCCTTGATGGCATACACAGGGGCCGGGGA harbors:
- a CDS encoding predicted protein, with protein sequence PTVWTEFSRLAQEHPGVVNLGQGFPDWLPPKFAIDSLVEAALDSAQSPHQYTRPAGHPNLVRKLATRYGKHMRRDVDPFTEVAVTVGASQALYLSLQTIIQPGDEVILFEPFFDLYVSQVKLAGGTPVFVPLTFVPYEDDTETVVTGGDWVLEADKLKQAVTTRTKAILLNSPHNPTGKIFTRDEMEMVAEALELANPDCVVLSDEVYKYIVHSPPKERASEESLFCRGHVHFASLPGMWDRTITISSAGKTFSATGWQVGWCVGPNHLIARIHQLLPYVQFCASTVIQEALARSLTRADEPYEGRASYYDFLRHTYTRKRDLLASALIDAGFAVPDYDRTAGGGFFILARIGPKILSSLPESRINVPNDAAPNGEARQDWALCQWMAEQDSGVLCIPSSPFFSSLRVAEGVSDEFVRVAFCKTDDTIDAA
- a CDS encoding predicted protein, with translation MAGQKRARSQKQSQSSKSARKKVLNANDPRPVLDLWVPLPKDADSLPQTVMVWRLLDRLESTGFSHAALTHTVYGRPTPNTDDAESALPDSLWKDRPVTKGIKKANIKVLRRLHVVVENLVDLGRYNGPAIDGYDLVSISPRNDAAFSAACSSALAAQIITLDYTAGRGGNQLPFKIGAVDVRAAIERKAVFEIPYAPAILNRNQRKAIIQTCRELQVASLGVTPQVLVSSGPRTERNFDAGPMALRMPSDVVNLLRTVMHFDEQVSSQALTMGPNFALEQSKRYRFGKSLITDIHTEASYTDEDEKHLEILDQGNRKTKGTSSKIAEPDGDGDVVIEDGFIAL
- a CDS encoding predicted protein, whose product is MDQFNMDEAETRTDEGGSSTHDVRATSPYQQAQHPINQAMELLSPDEKSSYIQAMERCPEIVATETDPQLFLSFESMRADVAARRLAMYWTYRERFFGTKRAFRPLVDLSIPPSRRALSFADVEELQHGALAKVPPDRHGRPILLVDRYRLRNADYEPDPNRWVRITFFWLTKMMHQPDVQRNGMVVVKIMRGQNLDRKRMVTSQMLMRDAMACRVNSIHLCCLPPKGGCKTFADTLVPIMFNFSQRLLGTKANIHVASSSESMLTQLEPHGFRKASVPTTLGGKWSYTKFDTLVTRLLSESFLMARNLPTDLKQSPLINDQHERLLMERVQRRKSGKRKIDATFISRDCWAKEQKFVKQPFAALASFYIHNKLSY
- a CDS encoding predicted protein, with the translated sequence MIRQHLPTGTTSLPRTGGLSVEPPRYRHSMAADEEDRAVGPLRDVDVVNLSQTSQAEQHLKDAVDLLPSEESASYRKALLRCNDVVATETNPNLFLESEGFDAWAAAKRLAKYWTCREQYFGSNRAFLPLLNLALPPKQRALSCADIAQLQLGALAKLPTDKYGRTVLLVDRSRLDGTRSDADSDRWLRVIFYWLSKVMHQKNVQKNGFVVLKIMRGQNLDRQRLLQTQVMVRDCMPCRVTGLHLCCVPPPGGRKTFADTIAPILWQYIVHVLRRKANVHVAESETHMLTLLQDYGLLKESLPKSLGGSWSYAKFDTLVNKLLCGNADRRNTEGDSSGIDFGSLKPSAMRSGAGHSNPLSPSIRIQNRKSLKRKIDAVFAGVPARQQHKKRMAG